One Flavobacterium sp. 90 DNA segment encodes these proteins:
- a CDS encoding NUDIX domain-containing protein translates to MLNSYSSADKALLAVDCIIFGFDNEGLKILLIKRDFEPEKGKWSLIGGFLKRDEVLDNAAIRILNTYTGLNDIYMEQLYAYSEIDRDPVERTISVSYYALINIENHNTELIKNYHAQWFSISDAPNLIFDHNEMVDHAIRRLRYRTSIKPIGFELLPEKFTMRQLLELYEAILSKELDKRNFISKINSLEILNKLDEKDMQSSRKGSYLYTFNKEKYEEKLLNDFVLNL, encoded by the coding sequence ATGCTAAACAGTTATAGCTCTGCAGACAAGGCTTTATTAGCAGTAGATTGCATCATCTTCGGATTCGATAATGAAGGTTTAAAAATACTTTTAATCAAAAGAGATTTCGAACCCGAAAAAGGAAAATGGTCCTTAATTGGTGGTTTCTTAAAACGTGATGAAGTATTAGACAATGCTGCTATCAGGATTTTGAATACATATACAGGTTTGAACGATATTTATATGGAGCAGTTATATGCTTACAGTGAAATTGATCGTGATCCTGTCGAAAGAACCATTTCGGTTTCTTATTATGCATTAATTAATATCGAAAATCATAATACCGAATTAATAAAAAATTACCACGCACAATGGTTTAGTATTTCCGATGCGCCAAACTTAATTTTTGACCATAACGAAATGGTAGATCACGCCATTCGAAGATTGCGTTACAGAACTTCAATAAAACCTATTGGGTTTGAATTGTTGCCGGAGAAATTCACAATGCGTCAATTACTTGAATTGTATGAAGCAATTTTAAGCAAGGAATTAGACAAAAGAAACTTTATCAGCAAAATTAATTCTTTAGAAATCCTGAATAAACTAGACGAAAAAGACATGCAGTCCTCCCGAAAAGGATCTTATTTGTATACATTCAATAAAGAGAAATACGAAGAAAAATTATTGAATGATTTTGTATTGAATTTGTAA
- the fsa gene encoding fructose-6-phosphate aldolase, translated as MKFFIDTANLKDIKEANDLGVLDGVTTNPSLMAKEGITGAQNILDHYIKICELVDGDVSAEVISTDFEGMVAEGEKLAALHPQIVVKIPMIKDGVKAIRYFSNKGIRTNCTLVFSAGQALLAAKAGATYVSPFIGRLDDVSTDGMVLIEDIRLIYDNYGFETQILAASVRNVMHIINCAKTGSDVITGPLSAIEGLLKHPLTDIGLATFLADYQKGNS; from the coding sequence TTAGATGGTGTAACCACAAACCCGTCATTGATGGCAAAAGAAGGAATTACAGGCGCACAAAATATATTAGATCATTATATAAAAATTTGCGAATTGGTAGACGGCGACGTTAGTGCCGAAGTTATCTCAACAGATTTTGAAGGAATGGTTGCCGAAGGTGAAAAACTTGCAGCTTTACATCCGCAGATTGTGGTGAAAATCCCGATGATAAAAGATGGTGTAAAAGCAATTAGATATTTTTCAAATAAAGGAATCAGAACCAATTGTACTTTGGTGTTTTCTGCAGGTCAGGCTTTATTGGCGGCAAAAGCCGGAGCAACTTATGTATCGCCATTTATTGGTCGTCTGGATGATGTTTCGACTGACGGAATGGTTTTAATCGAAGACATCAGATTGATTTATGACAATTATGGTTTTGAAACTCAAATTCTGGCAGCTTCAGTTCGTAATGTAATGCATATTATTAATTGCGCAAAAACGGGTTCAGATGTCATTACTGGTCCATTAAGTGCAATCGAAGGTTTATTAAAACATCCTTTAACGGATATTGGTCTGGCAACTTTTCTGGCAGATTACCAAAAAGGAAATAGCTAG
- a CDS encoding RagB/SusD family nutrient uptake outer membrane protein, with translation MKYKIYNYIAVFFSLAVLTTSCVDNEDLTQLDPNNNAVDSFWKTDEDAIQGVNAAYGSLLTDGTYMRSTPLLLDARSDDARTNSPWGSMYNAGHFNSNVADASIYGWAYETYYQGIYRANQVLTNVPGIQFADQALKNRILGQAYFLRGLYLFHAVNMFKNVPLPTELAVYYPQKTQAEGWAQVIADFKAAAELLPTSYSGVSGLDAGQKGRATKGAALGYLGKTYLFIKDFTNAKTTFKQVIDLGVYSLVSNYRDNFTTANENNSESLFEVQFSRDAGGVDLGWGGAPASGWGKTSARAITYAPRAFGWTDVQPSWALFNEFHDEKTKTGELDPRLDATIFYNKPGGMKLYGQDFATFYAKSPGDLNDIFCRKYQNSDGEFANEYDWRSGINERLLRYADILLMYAETLNETGDTPGAYGYIQMVRNRVGLPELSTAKPNMTQDQMREQIGHERFLEFPLEGHRFDDIRRWGWLENTAKLAWLKARDAEFNSYTAGREYYPIPQLEMDNNPGTKQNDSY, from the coding sequence ATGAAATATAAAATATATAACTATATAGCAGTTTTCTTTTCACTGGCTGTTTTAACAACAAGCTGCGTTGATAATGAAGATTTGACCCAACTAGACCCAAATAATAATGCAGTCGATTCGTTTTGGAAAACAGATGAGGATGCAATCCAAGGAGTAAATGCCGCTTACGGAAGTTTATTGACAGATGGAACCTACATGAGAAGTACACCATTATTACTAGACGCAAGATCTGATGATGCACGTACAAACAGCCCTTGGGGATCGATGTACAATGCAGGACATTTTAACTCAAACGTAGCCGATGCTTCAATTTACGGTTGGGCTTATGAAACATATTACCAAGGGATTTACCGCGCTAATCAGGTTTTAACAAATGTACCGGGAATTCAATTTGCAGACCAGGCGCTTAAAAACAGAATATTAGGACAAGCTTATTTTTTAAGAGGATTGTATCTTTTTCATGCTGTAAACATGTTCAAAAATGTTCCGTTACCAACAGAATTAGCCGTTTATTATCCGCAAAAAACACAAGCAGAAGGTTGGGCACAAGTAATTGCAGATTTTAAAGCTGCAGCTGAATTATTGCCAACTTCATACAGTGGAGTTTCAGGACTTGATGCTGGTCAAAAAGGACGCGCTACTAAAGGTGCAGCATTAGGATATTTAGGAAAAACGTATTTGTTTATAAAGGATTTTACAAATGCAAAAACAACATTCAAACAAGTTATCGATTTGGGAGTTTACTCTTTAGTTTCAAACTATCGTGACAACTTTACAACAGCCAATGAAAACAATTCAGAATCTCTTTTTGAAGTACAATTTAGCAGAGATGCAGGTGGAGTTGATTTAGGTTGGGGAGGAGCTCCGGCATCAGGTTGGGGAAAAACTTCGGCAAGAGCCATAACTTATGCGCCAAGAGCTTTTGGATGGACAGACGTTCAGCCTTCATGGGCATTGTTTAACGAATTTCATGACGAGAAAACGAAAACAGGAGAACTTGATCCTCGTTTAGACGCAACAATATTTTATAATAAACCAGGCGGAATGAAATTATACGGACAAGATTTTGCTACTTTCTATGCTAAAAGTCCGGGAGATTTAAACGATATATTCTGTAGAAAATATCAAAATTCAGATGGTGAATTTGCAAACGAATACGACTGGCGTTCCGGAATCAACGAGCGTTTGTTGAGATATGCAGATATTCTTTTAATGTATGCAGAAACGTTAAATGAAACAGGAGATACTCCGGGAGCTTACGGATATATTCAAATGGTAAGAAACAGAGTTGGTTTGCCAGAGTTATCAACAGCAAAACCAAATATGACTCAGGATCAAATGAGAGAGCAAATTGGTCACGAAAGATTCTTAGAATTTCCACTAGAAGGACACCGTTTTGATGATATTCGTCGTTGGGGATGGTTAGAAAATACTGCAAAATTAGCTTGGCTAAAAGCAAGAGATGCAGAGTTTAATTCTTATACAGCAGGAAGAGAATATTACCCAATTCCGCAATTAGAAATGGATAACAATCCTGGAACAAAACAGAACGACAGTTATTAA
- a CDS encoding arabinan endo-1,5-alpha-L-arabinosidase has product MKTIISLVLLAVLLVSCQNEDVINPSSESAAAVAETQNSQIKNSTAKTVTGTVPSHDPSTIVKSGVNYYVFTTGDNIPMTYSTNLTTWAWGTSVFSSTPSWITGYVPGFVKTFWAPDVAWFNNRWNMYYSCSTFGSATSAIGLVTAPSISQSAGTNWTDRGVVVSSSSSSDVNAIDPSILVDGSNVYMAYGSWHAGIGVIQINPSTGKTTGSRTIVAGGNSASWEAPCLIKEGSYYYMFVNRGTCCNGVNSTYYIVVGRSTSPFGPFVDKNGTALTNGGGTTVLAAQGNYIGPGHLSRITGTQKGSVHYYDGADNGNPKLEIVYFTWASGWPTLSY; this is encoded by the coding sequence ATGAAAACAATTATAAGTTTGGTTTTATTAGCAGTATTATTAGTAAGTTGTCAAAATGAAGATGTCATAAATCCTTCATCAGAGAGTGCGGCTGCGGTTGCAGAAACTCAAAATTCTCAAATAAAAAATTCAACAGCAAAAACAGTTACAGGAACCGTTCCTTCGCACGATCCAAGTACGATTGTAAAAAGCGGAGTCAATTATTACGTTTTTACAACAGGCGATAATATTCCAATGACCTATTCTACAAATTTAACGACCTGGGCATGGGGAACATCAGTATTTAGTTCAACGCCAAGTTGGATTACAGGATATGTTCCGGGATTTGTAAAAACATTTTGGGCGCCAGATGTAGCGTGGTTCAATAACCGTTGGAATATGTATTATTCTTGTTCCACTTTTGGTTCTGCAACATCTGCGATTGGTTTAGTAACTGCACCTTCAATTTCGCAAAGTGCAGGAACAAACTGGACAGACAGAGGCGTTGTAGTTTCTTCGTCTTCCTCTTCGGATGTAAATGCAATCGATCCTTCAATTTTGGTAGATGGTAGTAATGTTTATATGGCTTATGGTTCCTGGCATGCAGGAATCGGAGTAATCCAAATAAATCCTTCAACAGGAAAAACAACAGGAAGCAGAACAATCGTTGCCGGTGGAAACAGTGCAAGTTGGGAAGCTCCTTGTTTAATCAAAGAAGGAAGTTATTATTATATGTTCGTCAACAGAGGCACTTGCTGCAATGGTGTAAACAGCACTTATTATATTGTAGTGGGCCGTTCAACAAGTCCGTTTGGACCATTTGTCGACAAAAACGGAACAGCATTAACAAACGGTGGCGGAACAACTGTTTTAGCCGCACAAGGAAATTATATTGGACCTGGACATTTATCCAGAATCACAGGAACTCAAAAAGGATCTGTTCATTATTATGATGGCGCAGATAATGGAAATCCAAAACTAGAAATTGTATATTTTACATGGGCGTCAGGATGGCCTACACTTTCTTATTAA
- a CDS encoding arabinan endo-1,5-alpha-L-arabinosidase, with protein MKKSNSIIKIISYIGLILLVFVAGSCSKDDPATETTTPPVVVVPPVVTPTFPGPTYADNYTSISGWGSRAQWNLANVHDPSVEKSGEYYYMYQTDASYGNSTEGHGHFFYRRSKDLVNWEFMGPSMTEAPAWVKDSLNNKRARMSPALPPITNPNYGYWAPCVRKVGNIYRMYYSIVVTNPIVGTDTNTSWSERAFIGLAETNDLASNNWVDKGMVVCSEPDGVKSYVRNGGNDWDAYFKFNAIDPSFIQTPEGDQYLIYGSWHSGIAALKLNPTTGKPDQLKTIDDYGVRIAGRGNVNTNRWQALEGPEIIYNPDTQYYYLFLAYDELSVAYNTRVARSKSILGPYQTISGMSITNGAECFPMVTHPYSFKNHTGWVGISHCAVFQNPDTKQWYYASQARLPEGVPGIAVSNAVMMGHVRGIQWTEDGWPVIDPERYAAVPATTIVEGSFVGTWEQITMNYQYKTIQKSVTLYLTADKKVSGDANGTWSYDSTKKILTINGVKCNVSDAWDWELGTRKVTLTYSGLTGTGLPVWGKKIN; from the coding sequence ATGAAAAAATCAAATTCAATTATAAAAATCATCTCCTATATTGGATTGATTTTACTTGTTTTTGTTGCAGGAAGTTGTTCCAAAGACGATCCTGCAACAGAAACTACAACTCCGCCAGTAGTTGTTGTACCGCCAGTGGTTACGCCAACTTTTCCGGGACCAACATATGCGGATAATTATACTTCAATATCAGGTTGGGGAAGTAGAGCACAATGGAATTTAGCGAATGTGCACGATCCATCAGTAGAAAAAAGTGGTGAATATTATTATATGTATCAAACCGATGCTTCTTATGGAAATTCAACTGAAGGACACGGACATTTTTTCTACAGAAGATCAAAAGATTTAGTCAATTGGGAATTTATGGGGCCATCAATGACCGAAGCTCCGGCTTGGGTAAAAGATTCCTTAAATAATAAAAGAGCCAGAATGTCTCCTGCATTGCCGCCAATTACGAATCCTAATTATGGATATTGGGCACCTTGCGTTCGAAAAGTAGGTAACATTTATAGAATGTATTACAGTATTGTGGTTACAAATCCAATTGTTGGAACAGACACGAATACTTCTTGGTCAGAGCGCGCTTTTATTGGCTTAGCCGAAACAAATGATTTGGCTTCAAACAATTGGGTTGACAAAGGAATGGTTGTTTGTTCTGAGCCAGACGGCGTAAAAAGTTACGTTAGAAACGGAGGAAATGATTGGGATGCTTATTTCAAATTTAATGCGATCGATCCAAGTTTTATTCAAACTCCCGAAGGCGATCAGTATTTAATTTACGGTTCATGGCATTCCGGAATTGCAGCTTTAAAACTGAATCCAACAACCGGAAAACCAGATCAACTAAAAACAATTGATGATTATGGAGTTCGTATCGCTGGGCGCGGAAACGTAAATACAAACCGTTGGCAAGCACTCGAAGGACCGGAAATTATCTATAATCCGGACACACAATATTATTATTTGTTCTTGGCTTATGATGAATTATCGGTTGCTTACAATACACGTGTTGCTCGTTCAAAAAGTATTTTAGGACCGTATCAAACCATCAGCGGAATGAGCATTACAAATGGAGCAGAATGTTTCCCGATGGTAACACATCCGTACTCTTTTAAAAATCACACAGGTTGGGTTGGAATATCGCATTGTGCCGTTTTCCAAAATCCGGATACGAAGCAATGGTATTATGCATCGCAAGCACGTTTACCCGAAGGAGTTCCGGGAATTGCAGTTTCAAATGCAGTTATGATGGGACACGTTCGCGGCATTCAATGGACAGAAGATGGCTGGCCGGTTATCGATCCGGAACGTTATGCAGCTGTACCGGCAACAACAATTGTCGAAGGAAGTTTTGTTGGAACTTGGGAACAAATAACCATGAATTATCAATACAAAACCATTCAGAAATCAGTAACGCTTTATCTAACTGCTGACAAAAAAGTAAGCGGCGACGCAAATGGAACTTGGTCGTACGACAGCACTAAAAAAATCCTAACCATAAACGGCGTAAAATGTAATGTATCAGATGCCTGGGATTGGGAATTAGGAACAAGAAAAGTAACATTAACTTACTCAGGATTGACAGGAACAGGATTACCAGTTTGGGGCAAGAAAATTAATTAA
- a CDS encoding alpha-L-arabinofuranosidase C-terminal domain-containing protein: MKKALLITFLITICNQVSFAQGGVTVVTIKNNADAPTINKNIYGHFAEHLGRSIYGGFFVGDTSKIPNTKGVRNDIVKALKELKIPNLRWPGGCFADTYHWKDGIGPQQERPTIVNKWWGGVTEDNSFGTHDFLNMCELLGAEPYLSGNVGSGTVQELADWVQYTNFSGKSPMSDLRKKNGRIEPWKVKFWGIGNEAWGCGGNMTAEYYANEYRKYATFMSDWENTGGITRIASGSNSADYNWTEVLMKNIPINMLGGVGVHHYAVIDWAKKGDGVNFTEDGYFHTMQSALKMEELVTKHSAIMDKYDPEKKVAMIVDEWGAWYEVEQGTNPGFLYQQNTMRDAVLAGATLNIFNNHADRVRMANLAQCVNVLQAVILTDKAKMITTPTYQVMKMYSVHQDAKLLPVSFQSPLYTFNGETLPAVSASASKDKSGLVHISLVNVDAKNKNTIEIDVKDLGVKNFTGIVLTSAKLQDYNSFDTPNKIVPTVFKGFENKKGKLEITIPPFSVVVLEGK; this comes from the coding sequence ATGAAAAAAGCACTTTTAATTACATTTCTTATAACCATTTGTAATCAGGTTAGTTTCGCTCAAGGCGGAGTTACCGTAGTAACTATAAAAAACAATGCAGATGCACCAACGATTAATAAAAACATTTATGGACATTTTGCAGAACATTTAGGACGTTCTATTTATGGAGGTTTTTTTGTGGGAGATACATCGAAAATTCCGAATACAAAAGGAGTTAGAAATGATATTGTTAAAGCTTTAAAAGAATTAAAAATTCCGAATCTAAGATGGCCTGGCGGATGTTTTGCCGATACTTATCACTGGAAAGACGGAATTGGTCCACAACAAGAAAGACCTACAATTGTAAACAAATGGTGGGGAGGAGTAACAGAAGATAACAGTTTTGGAACTCATGATTTCTTGAATATGTGCGAACTTCTTGGAGCAGAACCATATTTATCAGGAAATGTTGGAAGTGGAACCGTTCAGGAATTGGCTGATTGGGTTCAGTATACAAATTTCAGCGGTAAAAGTCCGATGAGTGATTTGCGTAAAAAAAACGGAAGAATAGAACCTTGGAAAGTTAAATTCTGGGGAATTGGAAATGAAGCTTGGGGTTGCGGAGGAAATATGACAGCAGAATATTATGCAAATGAATACCGCAAATATGCAACCTTCATGTCAGATTGGGAAAATACAGGCGGAATTACTCGCATCGCTTCAGGATCAAACAGCGCCGATTATAATTGGACAGAAGTTCTAATGAAAAACATTCCGATCAATATGTTAGGCGGAGTTGGAGTGCATCATTATGCTGTAATTGATTGGGCCAAAAAAGGTGACGGAGTAAACTTTACCGAAGACGGATATTTTCATACTATGCAATCGGCGCTAAAAATGGAAGAATTGGTAACGAAACATTCTGCTATAATGGACAAATACGATCCGGAGAAAAAAGTAGCCATGATTGTAGACGAATGGGGCGCTTGGTATGAAGTGGAGCAAGGAACAAATCCTGGATTTTTATATCAACAAAACACAATGAGAGATGCAGTTTTGGCTGGAGCAACACTTAATATTTTCAATAATCATGCTGATAGAGTTCGTATGGCAAATCTTGCACAATGTGTAAATGTTTTGCAAGCCGTAATTCTAACAGACAAAGCAAAAATGATTACAACGCCAACGTATCAAGTCATGAAAATGTACAGCGTTCATCAGGATGCAAAATTATTACCGGTAAGTTTCCAATCGCCATTGTATACATTTAATGGAGAAACACTTCCTGCAGTTTCAGCTTCGGCATCAAAAGACAAAAGCGGATTGGTTCATATTTCGTTAGTAAATGTTGATGCAAAAAATAAAAATACAATCGAAATTGATGTAAAAGATCTGGGTGTTAAAAACTTCACAGGAATAGTTTTAACATCGGCAAAATTACAAGATTACAATTCATTCGATACTCCAAACAAAATTGTACCAACAGTTTTTAAAGGTTTCGAAAACAAAAAGGGAAAACTTGAAATTACAATTCCTCCATTTTCAGTAGTTGTTTTGGAAGGAAAATAA
- a CDS encoding TonB-dependent receptor, translated as MITNQRLFFYCNFLLPKKEWLLALVMLLFSVNQMSAQGKVISGVVTSASDKLPLPGVNIMIKGTKTVAVTGFDGEYSIKASANDVLIFSFIGFQNKELAVNNQSKVDAVLSEDTNKLNEVVVIGYGTQKKSDLTGSVSVVNLESAKKTVTYDAAKMLQGQVPGVTVQSSGEPGGFVNIKIRGITSFSNNNPLFVIDGIMVDAPYDFAPGEIESMQVLKDASSAAIYGVRGANGVVIITTKKGKAGKSEVKFKSIVGLQNVTKKWDVTDRLGYQQITSEAERNRDIRAGVPVSIAPGNDPTSPSYITNVNTDWQKEALQTGVIQNQTLTFTGGAESIAYSFNIDYFKNTSYVKTPQDYERLSTNLNLNGKKGKFKYGAKIAYTQSDKEIFNEYNAGQTVISDILNAVPTMPVYDANRLGGYGGTDNLTQRAISMNPIGYNNLITNNGKRNRFIGDVWGEFEIVKGLKYKLDVSYDRTDWENRKFIPPSDLGWYYITTNDEASLDVTTGNELRTFLNNLLTYEITLGKHKIDALAGWIQEKRDNHSYTQRGVGYTPGEIPMLQYADARNASEYKFTITGVSYITRLNYSFDDRYLLQANFRQDRTSLFSEKNNSANFYSFSGGWKISNEKFLHLPSWVSNIKLRGGYGTLGNNTIPQYFFASTVNSFAGYDFNNALAPGTTVVAALDPNVKWEKTTSKNIALELGFFNNDLQFTGEYFIKKSTDLLLGVPLPFSTGAFPANITTNAGDMENHGFEFTASYSNHHNKFKYDISGNVGTLRNKITKIGVNGNPIYGAVSKTEVGRSAGELFAWEAIGIFQNAAEVAASPKQTGAAPGDVKFRDVNGDGIITDADRTFQGVSIPKYGFGLNFSASYENFDFSMFWQGSGGNKVFNAMYRNLMAGQYGNHSTDELNYWTPTNTNTNVPAPVIGDPNGNGRDSNRFIESGDYMRLQTMELGFNIPMKDKFIQKARVYLNGQNLWTITKYSGYDPDFNSDGLISRGYDAGSFPNPRTISLGVEVNF; from the coding sequence ATGATAACAAACCAACGATTATTTTTTTATTGCAATTTTTTATTGCCAAAAAAAGAATGGCTTTTAGCATTAGTAATGCTATTATTTTCCGTTAATCAAATGTCGGCTCAAGGCAAAGTGATTAGCGGAGTTGTTACCTCGGCGTCAGACAAATTGCCTTTGCCGGGAGTTAATATTATGATCAAGGGAACAAAAACAGTTGCAGTAACTGGTTTTGATGGAGAGTATTCGATTAAAGCATCTGCAAATGATGTCTTAATCTTTTCATTTATAGGATTTCAAAATAAAGAATTAGCAGTAAACAATCAATCTAAAGTAGATGCAGTATTAAGTGAAGACACTAATAAACTGAACGAAGTAGTAGTTATTGGTTACGGAACACAAAAGAAATCAGACTTAACAGGATCTGTAAGTGTTGTAAATCTGGAATCGGCTAAAAAAACGGTTACTTACGATGCTGCAAAAATGCTTCAGGGGCAGGTTCCGGGAGTTACGGTTCAATCATCTGGAGAACCGGGAGGATTTGTAAATATCAAGATTAGAGGTATAACTTCTTTCAGTAATAACAATCCTCTTTTTGTTATTGACGGTATTATGGTTGATGCTCCTTATGATTTTGCACCGGGAGAAATTGAATCTATGCAGGTTTTAAAAGATGCATCTTCGGCAGCTATTTATGGTGTTCGTGGAGCAAATGGAGTTGTAATTATTACGACTAAAAAAGGAAAAGCAGGTAAATCTGAAGTTAAATTCAAATCTATCGTTGGACTTCAGAATGTAACTAAAAAATGGGATGTAACAGACCGTTTAGGATATCAGCAAATTACGAGCGAAGCAGAAAGAAACAGAGACATCAGAGCTGGAGTTCCGGTAAGTATTGCTCCTGGAAATGATCCTACAAGTCCTTCTTATATTACAAATGTAAACACAGACTGGCAAAAAGAAGCGCTTCAAACAGGTGTTATACAAAATCAGACATTGACATTTACTGGTGGTGCAGAAAGTATTGCTTACAGCTTTAATATTGATTATTTCAAGAATACGAGTTATGTAAAAACACCACAGGATTATGAGAGATTATCAACAAATTTGAATTTGAATGGTAAAAAAGGAAAATTCAAATACGGCGCAAAAATCGCTTATACACAATCTGATAAAGAGATTTTTAACGAATATAATGCAGGACAAACTGTAATTAGCGACATTTTAAACGCGGTACCAACCATGCCAGTTTATGATGCGAATAGACTTGGAGGTTACGGAGGTACAGATAATTTGACTCAAAGAGCGATCTCGATGAACCCAATTGGGTACAACAATTTGATTACTAACAACGGAAAAAGAAACCGTTTTATTGGAGACGTTTGGGGAGAATTTGAGATTGTAAAAGGTCTTAAATATAAGTTGGATGTGAGTTATGACAGAACAGACTGGGAAAATAGAAAATTCATTCCGCCAAGTGATTTAGGCTGGTATTATATTACTACAAATGACGAAGCATCTCTAGATGTAACTACCGGAAATGAGTTAAGAACGTTCCTGAATAATTTATTGACTTACGAAATCACTCTTGGAAAACACAAAATCGACGCTCTTGCAGGATGGATTCAGGAAAAAAGAGATAATCATAGTTATACTCAAAGAGGTGTAGGTTATACTCCGGGAGAAATTCCAATGCTTCAATATGCTGATGCCAGAAATGCAAGTGAATATAAATTTACTATTACAGGAGTATCATACATTACAAGATTAAATTATTCTTTTGATGACAGATATTTGTTACAGGCAAACTTCAGACAAGACAGAACATCGCTTTTCAGCGAAAAAAATAATTCTGCAAACTTCTACTCTTTCTCAGGAGGTTGGAAAATTAGCAACGAAAAGTTCTTGCATTTACCAAGTTGGGTAAGTAATATCAAACTTAGAGGAGGTTACGGAACATTGGGTAACAATACAATTCCGCAATATTTCTTTGCTTCAACAGTAAACAGTTTTGCAGGTTATGATTTTAATAATGCGCTTGCTCCTGGAACAACTGTTGTTGCTGCGCTTGATCCTAATGTAAAATGGGAAAAAACAACCAGTAAAAACATTGCACTTGAATTAGGATTTTTTAACAATGACTTACAATTTACAGGAGAATATTTTATAAAAAAATCAACTGATTTATTATTGGGAGTTCCATTGCCATTTTCTACAGGAGCATTTCCGGCAAATATCACGACAAATGCAGGAGATATGGAAAATCATGGATTTGAGTTTACAGCTTCATACAGCAATCACCATAATAAATTCAAGTATGATATTTCTGGTAACGTAGGAACTTTGAGAAATAAAATTACCAAAATTGGTGTTAACGGAAATCCTATTTACGGAGCAGTTTCAAAAACAGAAGTTGGCAGATCAGCAGGAGAACTTTTTGCTTGGGAAGCGATTGGAATTTTTCAAAACGCGGCTGAGGTTGCAGCTTCGCCAAAACAAACTGGTGCAGCGCCTGGAGACGTGAAATTTAGAGATGTAAACGGTGACGGAATCATTACTGATGCAGACAGAACTTTTCAGGGAGTATCTATTCCTAAATATGGTTTTGGGTTGAATTTCAGTGCTTCTTATGAGAATTTTGACTTCTCAATGTTCTGGCAAGGTAGCGGCGGAAATAAAGTTTTCAACGCAATGTACCGTAATTTAATGGCAGGACAATACGGAAATCACAGTACAGATGAGTTGAACTATTGGACTCCAACAAATACAAATACAAATGTTCCGGCTCCGGTAATTGGTGATCCTAACGGAAACGGAAGAGATTCTAACAGATTCATTGAAAGCGGTGATTACATGAGATTGCAAACAATGGAATTGGGTTTCAATATTCCGATGAAGGATAAATTTATCCAAAAAGCAAGAGTATATCTTAATGGACAAAACTTGTGGACTATTACAAAATACAGCGGATATGACCCTGATTTTAATAGTGACGGATTAATTTCAAGAGGATACGATGCGGGATCTTTCCCTAATCCAAGAACAATTTCTCTAGGAGTAGAAGTAAATTTCTAA